A single window of Sphingobium sp. SCG-1 DNA harbors:
- a CDS encoding glucan biosynthesis protein encodes MTQWNRREVVAASGAALLMAGAAQGQRTKDAAAQRFDWATLVGRAKALSQTPYRNVDPHPRAHAVDYDALHKVQFRDDRTIWNDRKDSTGIRLFPLSRYANQPVFLHIVENGRATPLAYDTSYFDMPSDSPVIALGSDAGFAGFRVMTKARDADWLVFMGASYFRASGARKQYGLSARAIAIDTSLGKEEFPRFTHFWLEHDGPNAVTVYALLDGPGITGAYRLRNSIDEMGVHQDIDAALFPRRAIAELGLMPMTSMFWYDQAHRKQAADWRPEIHDSDTLLIRSANGGVQARPLINPAAPHVSSFTEPNAKGFGLLQRDRNFDHYQDDGVFYERRPSLFATSRQPFGEGQVRLYEYSADSEYNDNVAAYWVPAVAAAPGRRIDFSYRLDWQDDAPAPASSLLPLVEIFRGAIETGGIRIVMDFAGGPSEGSGISAWTEAAHAKVLKSACYPVLGQAGRWRSVIDVQPDPGLGAELRVQLRRGENAISEMVHYPLNA; translated from the coding sequence ATGACACAATGGAACCGACGGGAAGTTGTCGCAGCCTCGGGCGCGGCGTTGTTAATGGCCGGTGCAGCGCAGGGACAACGCACCAAGGATGCGGCCGCCCAGCGTTTCGATTGGGCAACTCTAGTCGGACGAGCCAAAGCGCTTTCTCAGACGCCTTACCGAAATGTCGATCCGCATCCCCGCGCCCACGCCGTAGACTACGACGCGCTTCACAAGGTGCAATTCCGCGACGATCGTACGATCTGGAATGATCGCAAAGACTCGACCGGCATCCGGCTTTTCCCGTTGAGCCGCTATGCCAACCAGCCTGTCTTCCTTCACATCGTGGAAAACGGCCGCGCTACTCCGTTGGCGTATGACACATCCTACTTCGACATGCCCTCGGACAGCCCCGTCATTGCCCTGGGGTCAGACGCAGGATTTGCCGGCTTCCGCGTGATGACAAAAGCGCGCGATGCCGACTGGCTGGTGTTCATGGGTGCCAGCTATTTCCGTGCGTCCGGCGCCCGGAAGCAATATGGCCTCTCTGCTCGCGCCATCGCCATCGACACCAGCCTAGGCAAGGAGGAATTTCCGCGCTTTACCCACTTCTGGCTCGAACATGACGGGCCGAACGCAGTGACGGTGTATGCGCTGCTCGACGGTCCGGGGATCACCGGCGCTTATCGCCTGCGCAACAGCATCGATGAGATGGGCGTGCATCAGGATATCGACGCTGCGCTGTTCCCCCGACGCGCCATTGCGGAATTGGGCCTCATGCCGATGACCAGCATGTTCTGGTACGATCAGGCGCATCGCAAGCAGGCGGCCGACTGGCGGCCCGAAATCCACGATTCTGATACGCTGCTGATCCGATCAGCCAATGGTGGCGTTCAGGCCCGGCCCCTTATCAACCCGGCCGCGCCGCATGTCAGCAGCTTCACCGAACCCAATGCCAAAGGATTCGGCTTGCTACAGCGGGATCGCAACTTCGATCATTATCAGGACGACGGCGTATTCTACGAACGCCGCCCTTCCCTTTTCGCGACATCGCGCCAGCCGTTCGGCGAGGGGCAGGTTCGACTCTACGAATATTCGGCTGATAGCGAGTATAACGACAATGTCGCGGCTTACTGGGTTCCGGCAGTCGCCGCTGCGCCCGGCCGTCGAATCGATTTTTCGTACCGGCTCGACTGGCAGGACGATGCCCCCGCGCCAGCCTCTTCGCTGTTGCCCTTGGTCGAAATCTTTCGTGGGGCAATCGAAACCGGCGGCATTCGTATTGTGATGGATTTTGCCGGAGGGCCGTCGGAGGGCAGTGGCATATCAGCATGGACTGAGGCTGCGCATGCAAAAGTCCTCAAAAGCGCATGCTACCCGGTTTTGGGGCAAGCCGGTCGCTGGCGCTCAGTTATCGATGTGCAGCCCGATCCCGGTCTTGGTGCTGAACTTCGCGTTCAGTTGAGGCGTGGCGAAAACGCGATATCCGAAATGGTGCATTATCCTCTGAACGCTTGA
- a CDS encoding flagellin, which translates to MTVIGTNVSALRAANASSKADAGLQQALERLSTGKRINSAKDDAAGLAISSKMTADIRGLAQASRNAQDGISLTQTAEGALGEIANIVQRIRELAVQSANGTISDANRTGIKAETDALTAQITNIATTTKFNGNTLSKGNFQLQTGTGATDTVSFSVADMSLVGLNLSTIDLSTSANATLALGLIDGTGAAVAAYANPAAPTAPELAATAASKGALAMISEGRANLGGVQNRLEATISNLDSTVTNLTEARSRIEDADFSAETTALAKQQILSQASTAMLAQANQAQQNVLSLIR; encoded by the coding sequence ATGACCGTTATCGGAACTAACGTATCGGCCTTGCGCGCCGCAAACGCTTCATCAAAGGCCGACGCTGGCCTTCAGCAGGCCCTTGAGCGCCTGTCGACCGGCAAGCGCATCAACAGCGCCAAGGACGACGCAGCGGGCCTTGCCATCTCCTCCAAAATGACTGCCGACATCCGTGGCCTCGCACAGGCTTCGCGCAATGCTCAGGATGGCATTTCGCTGACGCAGACTGCAGAAGGCGCACTGGGCGAAATCGCTAACATCGTGCAGCGTATCCGCGAACTGGCCGTCCAGAGCGCCAACGGCACCATCAGCGATGCCAACCGCACGGGCATCAAGGCGGAAACCGATGCCTTGACCGCGCAGATCACTAACATCGCCACCACGACCAAGTTCAACGGTAACACGCTGAGCAAGGGCAACTTTCAGCTCCAGACCGGCACCGGTGCTACGGACACCGTCTCCTTCTCAGTCGCTGACATGAGTCTGGTCGGCCTCAACCTGTCCACGATCGATCTCTCTACGTCCGCGAATGCAACGCTGGCATTGGGCCTGATCGACGGAACCGGCGCAGCAGTGGCGGCCTATGCCAACCCCGCAGCCCCGACGGCTCCTGAACTTGCTGCCACTGCCGCATCCAAGGGTGCACTGGCTATGATCTCGGAAGGTCGTGCAAACCTTGGTGGCGTACAGAACCGTCTCGAAGCGACGATTTCGAACCTGGACTCGACCGTCACCAACCTGACCGAAGCCCGCTCGCGCATCGAAGACGCCGACTTCTCGGCTGAAACCACCGCGCTCGCCAAGCAGCAGATCCTCTCGCAGGCATCCACCGCGATGCTCGCCCAGGCGAACCAGGCACAGCAGAACGTCCTGAGCCTCATTCGTTAA
- a CDS encoding flagellin, with protein sequence MTVIGTNVAALRAANASSKADAGLQQALERLSTGKRINGAKDDAAGLAISSKMTADIRGLAQASRNAQDGISLTQTAEGALGEIANIVQRIRELAVQSANGTISNANRTGIKAETDALTAQITNIATTTKFNGNTLSNGSFQLQTGTGATDTVSFSVANMSIAGLNLTGLDLSTAAGATAALTLIDGDSTATAGTPAFKGSLAVISEGRANLGGIQNRLEATISNLDSTVANLTEARSRIEDADFSAETTALAKQQILSQASTAMLAQANQAQQNVLSLIR encoded by the coding sequence ATGACCGTTATCGGAACCAATGTCGCAGCGCTCCGCGCCGCAAACGCTTCATCCAAGGCCGATGCTGGCCTCCAGCAGGCTCTGGAACGCCTGTCGACCGGCAAGCGCATCAATGGTGCCAAGGACGACGCAGCGGGCCTTGCTATCTCCTCGAAAATGACCGCCGACATCCGTGGCCTCGCACAGGCTTCGCGCAACGCTCAGGATGGCATTTCGCTGACGCAGACCGCGGAAGGCGCACTCGGCGAAATCGCCAATATCGTGCAGCGTATCCGCGAACTGGCCGTGCAGAGCGCCAACGGCACGATCAGCAATGCCAACCGCACCGGCATCAAGGCAGAAACCGATGCCCTGACTGCGCAGATCACGAACATCGCCACCACCACCAAGTTCAATGGCAACACGCTGAGCAATGGCAGCTTCCAGCTCCAGACCGGCACCGGCGCAACCGACACCGTGTCGTTCTCCGTCGCCAACATGAGCATCGCCGGCTTGAACCTGACCGGTCTCGATCTGTCGACCGCCGCTGGCGCAACCGCTGCCCTGACGCTGATCGATGGTGACTCCACGGCAACCGCCGGCACGCCCGCGTTCAAGGGGTCGCTCGCGGTAATCTCGGAAGGTCGTGCAAATCTTGGCGGTATTCAGAACCGTCTGGAAGCGACGATCTCCAATCTCGACTCCACGGTCGCCAACCTGACCGAAGCCCGCTCGCGTATCGAAGACGCCGACTTCTCGGCTGAAACCACCGCGCTCGCCAAGCAGCAGATTCTTTCACAGGCATCGACCGCGATGCTCGCTCAGGCGAACCAGGCACAGCAGAATGTCCTCAGCCTCATCCGCTAA
- a CDS encoding flagellin: MTVIGTNVSALRAANAASKADAGLQQALERLSTGKRINSAKDDAAGLAISSKMTADIRGLAQASRNAQDGISLTQTAEGALGEIANIVQRIRELAVQSANGTISNSNRTGIKAESDALTAQITNIATTTKFNGNAVSGGSFQLQTGTGATDTVSFTVGDMSLAGLNLSALDLSTAAGATAALTLIDGTDPTGATNTAAGLGSLAVISKSRANLGGVQNRLEATISNLDSTVTNLTEARSRIEDADFSAETTALAKQQILSQASTAMLAQANQAQQNVLSLIR, translated from the coding sequence ATGACAGTTATCGGAACCAACGTATCGGCCCTGCGCGCAGCCAATGCTGCATCGAAAGCCGACGCTGGCCTCCAGCAGGCCCTTGAGCGCCTGTCGACCGGCAAGCGCATCAACAGCGCCAAGGACGATGCAGCGGGCCTCGCCATCTCGTCCAAGATGACGGCCGACATCCGCGGTCTGGCTCAGGCTTCGCGGAACGCCCAGGACGGCATTTCGCTGACGCAGACCGCAGAAGGCGCACTCGGCGAAATCGCCAACATCGTGCAGCGTATTCGCGAACTGGCCGTCCAGAGCGCGAACGGCACGATCAGCAACTCCAACCGCACTGGCATCAAGGCTGAATCAGACGCCCTGACCGCGCAGATCACCAACATCGCCACCACCACCAAGTTCAACGGCAACGCGGTAAGCGGCGGCAGCTTCCAGCTTCAGACCGGCACCGGCGCCACCGACACCGTGTCGTTCACGGTTGGCGACATGAGCCTTGCCGGCCTCAACCTCTCCGCGCTCGATCTTTCTACTGCGGCTGGTGCGACGGCTGCGCTGACGCTGATCGACGGTACGGACCCGACGGGTGCCACCAACACGGCGGCGGGCCTTGGTTCACTGGCGGTGATCTCCAAATCCCGTGCAAATCTTGGTGGCGTACAGAACCGTCTGGAAGCGACGATCTCGAACCTGGACTCGACGGTCACCAACCTGACCGAGGCCCGCTCGCGCATCGAAGACGCCGACTTCTCGGCTGAAACCACCGCGCTCGCAAAGCAGCAGATCCTCTCGCAGGCATCGACCGCGATGCTCGCCCAGGCGAACCAAGCACAGCAGAACGTCCTGAGCCTCATCCGTTAA
- a CDS encoding sigma 54-interacting transcriptional regulator, which produces MSGLDLSRNVCALLPGLAVWLDNAFYTVGQVDAAAPREKGAVRIMLASEIAHATHRDILIEVREGAPLYQPAASGMPARVGFALEDMGLAMALIAELARPVGMPAVGDAGSAKLMRLATRIARSDATVLVQGDTGTGKEGMARFLHAHSARADKDFIAVNCAALPETMMEAMLFGHRKGSFTGAAAASDGLFLAADGGTLFLDEIAELPLALQAKLLRALQEGEILPVGATHPVPVNVRVIAACNRDLAAEAEMGRFRNDLYWRLNVMPLELRPLAQRRNDIAAIAAALLLRQHKQMLALGSNDAFPWPTTDAMDKLAAHSWPGNARELGNVLQRAMVLREGERIETHDLHITGAVSQETLKARAQTIAPVRLQEVARMSKIDAIRVALRETDGHRAMAARKLGISERTLRYRLAEMRELAAA; this is translated from the coding sequence ATGTCGGGACTGGACCTGAGCCGTAACGTCTGCGCACTCCTTCCGGGGTTGGCGGTATGGCTCGACAATGCCTTTTATACTGTAGGCCAGGTCGATGCCGCAGCCCCGCGTGAAAAGGGTGCGGTCCGGATCATGCTGGCTAGCGAGATCGCCCATGCCACGCATCGCGATATCCTGATCGAAGTGCGCGAAGGCGCGCCGCTCTATCAGCCCGCCGCATCCGGTATGCCCGCTCGGGTCGGCTTCGCTCTGGAAGACATGGGCCTCGCCATGGCGCTGATCGCCGAACTGGCCCGCCCCGTGGGCATGCCTGCTGTAGGCGACGCTGGCAGCGCGAAGTTGATGCGCCTTGCCACCCGGATCGCCCGCAGCGACGCGACCGTATTGGTGCAGGGTGACACCGGGACCGGCAAGGAAGGCATGGCGCGCTTCCTTCATGCGCACAGCGCGCGGGCCGACAAGGATTTCATTGCCGTCAACTGCGCGGCGCTTCCGGAAACCATGATGGAAGCGATGCTGTTCGGGCACCGCAAGGGCAGCTTTACCGGCGCGGCCGCCGCTTCGGACGGCCTGTTCCTCGCTGCCGACGGCGGCACGCTGTTCCTCGACGAAATCGCCGAGCTTCCGCTGGCGTTGCAGGCCAAGCTGCTGCGCGCCTTGCAGGAAGGCGAAATTCTCCCCGTCGGCGCAACGCATCCGGTGCCGGTCAACGTCCGCGTGATCGCGGCCTGCAACCGCGATCTTGCCGCCGAAGCAGAGATGGGCCGCTTCCGCAACGATCTCTACTGGCGTCTTAACGTGATGCCGCTGGAACTGCGTCCGCTGGCGCAACGCCGCAATGATATTGCCGCCATCGCCGCCGCGCTGCTGCTGCGTCAGCACAAGCAGATGCTGGCGCTCGGCTCGAACGATGCCTTCCCCTGGCCCACCACCGACGCGATGGACAAGCTCGCCGCCCATAGCTGGCCGGGCAATGCCCGTGAACTGGGCAACGTCCTTCAGCGCGCAATGGTCCTGCGCGAAGGCGAGCGTATCGAGACGCATGATCTCCACATCACCGGTGCGGTTTCGCAGGAAACCCTGAAAGCCCGTGCGCAGACGATCGCTCCGGTTCGCCTTCAGGAAGTCGCCCGCATGTCGAAGATCGACGCGATCCGCGTCGCCCTGCGTGAAACCGACGGCCATCGCGCCATGGCCGCGCGCAAGCTCGGCATCTCCGAACGCACGCTCCGCTATCGGCTTGCCGAAATGCGTGAGCTGGCTGCGGCATAA
- the fliE gene encoding flagellar hook-basal body complex protein FliE gives MNGISTDGVMAIRNAILQKNNALRDVTAPQTGGAGGIGGAGGTKPGDFTDALKSALQQVDGLQNKAGDAAAAFESGQTTDIAAVMLAKQQASIGFEATLQVRNKLLSAYKDIMSMPV, from the coding sequence ATGAACGGCATATCCACTGACGGCGTGATGGCGATCCGCAACGCGATCCTACAGAAGAACAACGCCTTACGCGACGTCACCGCCCCGCAGACCGGCGGCGCGGGTGGCATTGGTGGGGCGGGCGGCACGAAGCCCGGTGACTTCACCGACGCGCTGAAATCGGCGCTGCAACAGGTCGACGGCCTCCAGAACAAGGCAGGCGACGCCGCCGCTGCGTTCGAAAGCGGCCAGACTACCGACATCGCTGCGGTCATGCTGGCCAAGCAGCAAGCCTCGATCGGCTTTGAAGCCACGCTTCAGGTCCGCAACAAACTCCTGTCCGCCTACAAGGACATCATGAGCATGCCGGTATAA
- the fliF gene encoding flagellar basal-body MS-ring/collar protein FliF: protein MSDANLLLDGAGRAGSGLPALSGGGGGGGIDAVRARFSGFMGQAAIQKSLPMLGLLVVMAIAGAAWLALREPPQRDLFRGLPDSDKAAISEVLDKNAIAYDFDSSGALTVGEDDYFKAKMMLASEGLPKSAPDGNSMIDSLPMGASRAVEGEKLRSAREMDLARTIEAIDSVQSARVHLAVEAPSIFLRDRTKPAASVMLRLANGRRLSDGQVQAIVHLVASSVPQLSPDDISVVDQNGRLMSDNGGDGTSDKQIEVQSKIEERYRQAVVALLTPILGADKFSAEVHADVNFAERQATRETYPQDEARLRTEQGSWQADKDGAAGGEAKGIPGALSDQAPPPATATPTPPVAPAAAGTTAATPGTPADPAMKTAETFNRSFELGREVSVTRDAVGTVKRVSVAVALDTDAKGKPRSKEEIAALEALVKGAVGFDQARGDTVALSSRGFVKEIVEEAPWYDASWVALLTRNVSALIVVIVLLLGIGRPLLKRRAAAKEEAVAQNAVQGQKVGKEIAAELTRNAQVDPARPITLDMISSTPDYAQRASLIKNFVKQDPDRAALVVRDLLKEGKKENA, encoded by the coding sequence ATGAGCGACGCAAATCTCCTTCTCGATGGCGCCGGGCGCGCCGGTTCCGGTCTTCCTGCGCTTTCGGGCGGCGGTGGTGGTGGCGGCATCGATGCCGTGCGCGCACGTTTCTCCGGCTTCATGGGTCAGGCGGCGATACAGAAAAGCCTGCCGATGCTCGGCCTGCTGGTCGTCATGGCGATTGCCGGAGCGGCGTGGCTGGCTCTCCGCGAACCGCCGCAGCGCGACTTGTTCCGGGGCCTGCCCGATAGCGACAAGGCTGCGATCAGCGAAGTGCTGGACAAGAATGCCATTGCCTATGACTTCGACAGCAGCGGCGCGCTGACGGTCGGCGAAGACGATTACTTCAAGGCGAAGATGATGCTCGCGTCCGAAGGGCTGCCCAAGAGCGCGCCCGACGGCAACAGCATGATCGACAGCCTGCCGATGGGCGCAAGCCGCGCCGTCGAAGGTGAGAAATTGCGTTCGGCCCGCGAAATGGACCTGGCGCGGACGATCGAAGCGATTGACTCGGTCCAGAGCGCCCGCGTGCATCTGGCCGTCGAAGCGCCCAGTATCTTCCTGCGCGACCGGACCAAGCCTGCAGCTTCCGTCATGTTGCGCCTGGCCAATGGCCGCCGCCTAAGCGATGGTCAGGTGCAGGCGATCGTGCATCTGGTCGCCTCGTCCGTGCCGCAGCTTTCGCCCGACGATATTTCCGTAGTCGATCAGAACGGTCGCCTGATGTCCGACAATGGCGGCGATGGTACCTCCGACAAGCAGATCGAAGTGCAGAGCAAGATCGAGGAGCGCTATCGTCAGGCGGTCGTCGCACTGCTGACGCCGATCCTGGGTGCGGACAAGTTCTCCGCCGAAGTGCATGCCGACGTGAATTTCGCCGAGCGTCAGGCGACTCGTGAAACTTACCCGCAGGACGAAGCACGTCTGCGCACCGAACAGGGTAGCTGGCAGGCAGACAAGGATGGCGCGGCTGGAGGCGAAGCGAAGGGCATTCCCGGCGCGCTCTCCGACCAGGCACCGCCACCTGCGACGGCCACGCCGACGCCGCCCGTGGCGCCTGCCGCTGCCGGTACGACCGCTGCCACCCCTGGAACGCCTGCCGATCCTGCCATGAAAACGGCTGAAACCTTCAACCGCAGCTTCGAGCTGGGCCGTGAAGTGTCGGTTACTCGCGACGCAGTAGGCACCGTGAAGCGCGTGTCGGTCGCCGTGGCGCTCGACACGGACGCCAAGGGCAAGCCGCGCTCCAAGGAAGAAATTGCTGCCCTCGAAGCGCTCGTTAAAGGCGCGGTTGGGTTCGATCAGGCTCGCGGCGATACTGTGGCGCTCTCCTCACGCGGCTTCGTCAAGGAAATCGTCGAGGAAGCTCCCTGGTACGATGCAAGCTGGGTCGCCTTGTTGACGCGCAATGTTTCCGCGCTGATCGTGGTCATCGTCCTGCTGCTCGGCATCGGCCGCCCGCTTCTGAAGCGCCGCGCCGCCGCCAAGGAAGAAGCGGTCGCTCAGAACGCGGTGCAGGGGCAGAAGGTCGGCAAGGAAATCGCCGCGGAACTGACGCGCAATGCGCAAGTCGATCCGGCTCGTCCGATCACGCTCGACATGATCTCCTCGACCCCGGACTATGCGCAGCGCGCCAGCCTCATCAAGAATTTCGTCAAGCAGGACCCTGATCGCGCCGCGCTTGTGGTCCGCGACCTTCTGAAGGAAGGGAAGAAGGAAAATGCCTGA
- the fliG gene encoding flagellar motor switch protein FliG, with protein MPDAATETRLKGSAAAAVLLMLFDEDEAAQILSRLEPEEVRQLGYAMYDVADVEIDEVNEALDHFVNKAKKRTTIGYGATQHIRGAMTKALGAERADNMLARITPPTRSNKLAVLKWLEAKEIAALIEAEHPQIMAIVLAHLEHSVAADVLQLLPAEYQEEVIYRVATLGPVSTEALDDLEQLLMRGSPSAKPGNSSQRGGTLEAAAIMNNVRKDNEVRIIKALAKRDKMIAQSIEDEMFVFDNLIDMDDKNLGALMRTIDNEILVVALKGANDMLRGRIFGCMSARAASSIQDELNERGPMRLADVIEAQKLVIATARKMADAGTIMLTGKGNDFV; from the coding sequence ATGCCTGACGCAGCCACGGAAACGCGCCTGAAAGGCAGCGCGGCTGCCGCCGTCCTGCTGATGCTGTTCGACGAAGACGAAGCCGCGCAGATCCTTTCGCGCCTTGAGCCGGAAGAAGTGCGCCAGCTTGGATACGCGATGTACGATGTCGCCGATGTCGAGATCGACGAAGTGAACGAGGCGCTCGACCATTTCGTCAACAAGGCGAAGAAGCGCACGACCATCGGTTACGGCGCGACCCAGCATATTCGTGGCGCAATGACCAAGGCTTTGGGGGCGGAGCGGGCCGACAATATGCTCGCGCGGATCACGCCGCCGACGCGTTCGAACAAGCTGGCGGTTCTGAAATGGCTGGAAGCGAAGGAAATCGCCGCGCTGATCGAAGCGGAGCATCCGCAGATCATGGCAATCGTTCTCGCGCATCTGGAGCATAGCGTCGCCGCCGACGTGTTGCAGCTTCTGCCCGCCGAATATCAGGAAGAAGTCATCTACCGCGTCGCCACTCTGGGTCCGGTCAGCACGGAAGCGCTGGACGATCTGGAGCAGTTGCTGATGCGCGGTTCGCCTTCCGCCAAGCCGGGCAACAGCTCGCAACGCGGCGGTACGCTGGAAGCGGCGGCGATCATGAACAACGTTCGCAAGGACAATGAAGTGCGGATCATCAAGGCGCTCGCCAAGCGCGACAAGATGATCGCGCAGTCGATCGAGGACGAGATGTTCGTCTTCGACAACCTGATCGACATGGACGACAAGAACCTGGGTGCGCTGATGCGGACAATCGACAACGAGATCCTCGTCGTGGCGCTGAAGGGCGCGAACGACATGCTGAGAGGCCGGATCTTCGGCTGCATGTCGGCGCGTGCCGCATCCTCGATTCAGGACGAACTCAACGAACGCGGTCCGATGCGTCTGGCCGATGTCATCGAGGCGCAGAAGCTGGTGATCGCCACTGCGCGCAAGATGGCGGACGCGGGCACCATCATGCTGACCGGCAAGGGGAACGACTTTGTCTAA
- a CDS encoding FliH/SctL family protein — MSNFWRGDAGADAVSVGIGDIGGVITQPRAGFRAFYSDRQDAHSFGMHQGRRASDREPQADPMEQARVEAFTMGFEDGRRLTEESFSADQDACQRLADALEQLAPATSGTLSTILSAAVIRLVGQIVGEVEIDRDLLLERCHTVAAFIEDTDTKQALHVHPEDLPLISGSEIGVPVVADAGLRRGSVRLDTADGWIEDGPDVRLSRLKAMLDDMEGKL, encoded by the coding sequence TTGTCTAATTTCTGGCGCGGGGACGCAGGCGCCGACGCGGTTTCGGTGGGCATAGGCGATATCGGCGGCGTCATCACGCAGCCGCGCGCGGGCTTTCGCGCCTTCTACAGCGACCGTCAGGACGCGCATTCCTTCGGCATGCATCAGGGGCGACGCGCCTCCGATCGCGAACCGCAGGCCGATCCGATGGAGCAGGCGCGCGTTGAAGCCTTCACCATGGGTTTCGAAGACGGGCGTCGCCTCACCGAGGAGTCCTTCTCGGCCGACCAGGACGCTTGCCAGCGGCTTGCCGATGCGCTGGAGCAACTCGCGCCTGCGACGAGCGGTACGCTGTCCACGATATTGTCCGCCGCCGTGATCCGGCTGGTCGGGCAGATCGTCGGTGAAGTGGAAATCGATCGCGACTTGCTGCTGGAGCGTTGCCACACGGTCGCCGCCTTCATCGAAGATACCGACACCAAGCAGGCATTGCATGTGCATCCTGAAGATCTGCCGCTGATTTCCGGATCGGAGATCGGTGTGCCGGTGGTCGCCGATGCGGGATTGCGGCGCGGCTCCGTGCGGCTGGATACGGCGGACGGCTGGATCGAGGATGGCCCGGACGTGCGCCTCTCCCGCCTCAAAGCCATGCTGGACGATATGGAAGGCAAATTGTGA